The Bacteroidia bacterium genomic sequence TTTATAGAAAGATTCACCAGGCAAAACTATGTAAACATCACTTTTATTATTAAATTCTGAACGATTTATGGCAGCTTGTTTCCAAGTTACCTGGCTTGGTAAAGTATCTGTGACACCTAAGCTATTTTCATAAACGGCTCTGTATTTAAAAACCACATTTAGCTCAGACACATATCCATTATCACCGATATTCCAGGCTACTTTGTAAGTGGCATAAGTACCCAATTGAGTTGCAAATACTGCGGTTGATGTAGGATTTGCATTAGGGTTTGAAATGTTAATCTGTTTAATGAGAGGAGTTTGAGAAGTGTAGATTTCTCCATTTTCATTGTTATGCACTTCCAGCATTAAATTATAATCAGGGTCGATGGTTTGGGTAGTTGCATATAATTTTTGTTGTCCACCAAAGAAGACACCTGACTCTTTTGAATCAACGTAAGTTTCGGTTAAAATAATTTCTTTAGGATTTTTATAAATGTATTCTCCAGTAGTTTCGTTGATTTTGTAAGGGATTAACTTTACAACAATGTCTTTAAAATAGTTGGAATCAGGAATTTGTGAAAAGATATAGGCATCCCCTTTACCAAGGAAAGCTTTTTGGATGCGCACATAATGAACTGAATCAGAAGGATTGATAGCAGAGTAAATAACCGGGATAGCTTTGTAATCGGAAAGGATATCGAGGTCAGTTTTACAACCTGCAAAAAGAGAAACGATGCAGGCGAAACCGATTAATACTTTTAATTTCATAGGTACAAAAGTAGTTTACAAATTGGAAGTGGGAATAAGGAGGGCTAACTATTTATATTTTCTGCGGCGAAGCACAGCCCAAAGGAGCACTAAACCCAGTCCGGCAGCAGTAAACAATCCCATAGCACTAAGCCAGGGAATGCCGTATTGCAATTTTGCTTCTTGCGGAAAATCGGCGGTAGTAATGATTGCGGAACCTATAATTAAGGAACAAATAATGAGGGTAAGAGACATCCTGTTGGTAAGGCTATCTAATTTTTTCAGCAAATAGCCATAACCTTGAAGTTCGACTTCAAAATGAAGTTTTCCTCTTTGTAATTTTTGAAAAAGCCCTCTGGCTTCACCAGGAAAGGTATTTAGAAAATTGCCAACTCGATTGAACTGGAAAGTAGCTTCCTGCAGGATATTTTCAGGTTTGAATTTATCCTTAACCATTCTTTCCCCGTAAGGTTCAATGAAGTCGTAGGTATTAAAATTGGGATGTATTGTTTTACCGATACCTTCCAAAATGGCCATTGCTCTAAAAATCAGAAAAACACTTGGAGGGATGGTGATTTGGTAATCATACATCAGCTTTTGAATACGGAGAGTGAAATCTGCTATACTACTTTCGCTAATATCGAGGTATGCAAAATCTTCGATGATTTCATTCACATCGTATTCAAATGCCCGCATATCATGAATTTCGTCTTTAATGGCTAGTCTACGAAAATTAAGAGCCATTTCACGAGAATCCTTTTGAGCCATGCTTATAAAAATACCGGCAAAGGCTTTTTTATCTTTAGGCATTATTTGGCCTACCATACCGAAATCGATTAGGCAGATGGTACCATCTTGTTTTACCAGAACATTTCCGGGGTGCGGATCAGCATGAAAATACCCATGTTCAAAAATTTGGGTAAGGTAAATATCCATACCTGTTTCCGCAATTTTTTCGGGATCTAGGCCCCATTCTCGCAGTTGTTTGGCATCGGAGATTTTGCAGCCCCTTGCAAATTCAATGATGAGAACCTTTTCTGTACTAATTTCCCTGTAAGCTGCGGGAACATAGAAATTGGTATATTCTTTATAGTATTTTCTAAAACGGTCGATGTTTCGGGCTTCATTCCGATAATCGAGCTCCTTCATCATGCTTTTGGTAAAGGTTTCCACCATTTCCTGGGCATTGTTCATACCTTGTTTTTTAAGGTAACGATCGGCACGACGAACAATATCAGCTAATATGGTAAGGTCTCGGTCGATTGTATCATAGATATGAGGTCTTTGAACTTTAACAACCACTTCGTCACCATTTTTAAGTCTGGCACGGTGAACTTGCCCAATCGAAGCAGAGGCTAAAGGTTTGGGGTTAAAATCATCAAATACTTCATCGATGGGTTGGCCCATTTCCCGTTCAATAATGACCTTAGCTTCTTCAAAAGGGAAAGGAGAAACACGATCCTGGAGCTTTTCTAATTCCTTAATTAAAGCTTCCGGAAGAATATCAGGTCTGTTGGAAAGAACCTGAGCCAATTTAACAAAGGTAGGACCAAGTTCTTCAGCAGCGAGGCGAATACGTTCATAACGGGTATATTCGAAAACCGGTTTTTCATCCCTCAGCCAGGTTACCCTTCTATCTTCGGAAACAAAATTGCGAAGGGTGCTATTTACCACAATATCCTCAAAGCCATATTTTACCAATATGCTTATGACTTCGCGGATTCGACCAATATTTCGGATGGATAAAAGCATAACCTTTAGGGCGAGGCGAAGGTATTAATTATAGGCGAAAGAATAAAGTCGGATAACAAACAAAAATTCAAAAAAAACCATTTGTTTGAAACGACAAAAAAAATGACCAAAAATGGATTGGTCGATTAATCTTTAATGTTTTTGAGGAAATTTATGATGTTCAGCCAATAATCGTTGTGGTTTTTATTGGCAGAAATTAGGGATTTTGCCCCATGTTTTCCTCCAAGTGAAGGAGCAAAAATAATTTTTTTTGCAGAGATAACTCCGCTCATCAAGGTACGTACATAAGGCTCTTCATCAGCGGCACAAGCTGCGAAAACCGGCTTGGCAAAACCGGTAATATTTTTTTGAACATTTAATTGAATATCGAAATACTCGCCGGGTGAAAATGCCATAACTGCTTTAACTCTGGGATCATCTTTACCGGCAATTAGAGCCAAGGAAGCAGAGAATGAACTTCCCAAAAGAATTACATTTTTCCGTGATTTTGCCTGAGCATAACCTATGGCTGCAATTACATCCTGCAAGGCATCCAAGTATTCGGCAGACTTTCCAAAATTTTGCGCCTTCATCGCGGTTTCATTGGTAACCCCAGCCCCTTCATTACCACTTCTTAAATCAACTGCCAAACAATTGTATCCCAACTTATTAAACCTTGGAGCTATTTCACGAAACTCACCTCTGCTGCTTCTTGCTTGATGAAATAGAATGATGTAAGGGGCATTTTTATCAACCAAATACTCATCGGCAGTAATTTGCATTTGATCAGCAGCATTGAATGAAACTTGTTTAAAGGTTTGACTTGGAGAAACAAAGTTAAAACCGAGTAGAAAAAGGATAATTATAGGAAATCTCATTTGGCAAAAATAATTCACAAATCTTGAGTTGCATCAGATTATAGTTCGAAAAAAAATTTTAGGTACAAAGTTTGCATAGTTTGGATTAAATATTTTAGCAATTTAGCCGATTATTAAATTTAGCTTAGCAAACATTTAAACTTGCATAACCTCTGTAGAAATATCCTTTTATTCTCAGTATGGCTTTTTCTGTCCATTTCTTTGGAATGTTTTGGACAAAAGTCTGCTTCAGAATTTATGAATTTGGGTCTTAGCAGGTATTATGCGCAAGATTATGAAGGTGCTGTTGAAAACTACACAAAAGCTATCCAGTTAGAGCCAAACTTTGCTAATGCCTATTATTTTAGGGCAAAAGCACATGAGAAATTGCTTCAGTTGAAGCAGGCATTAGACGACTTAACCCAGGCCATTAAATACAAACCTGATTTTGGCGAAGCATATTTTCATAGAGGCAACATTTATGAAAAAATGACAAAGAAAGATTTAGCATGTCAAGATTGGACCAAGGCAAGTTCGCATGGTTATTACGAAGCCAACTATGTGATAAAGCAGAAATGTGGAGTCAAGAAAAAATCCTTTTCAGAAGATGATTAATTGTCAACGAAAATGTTGACCTTTGTCCATTCTTAGCGGATGAAGCAATTTAATATTCCCAACTTTTACCGATCGTCCATTATAGGACTATTAAAGGAAAACAGAAAAAACAAGGATCCAAGAAAAAAAGACTTTTCTCCGTCTTTATTAGATTTTGGACAGGTTAGGTTCTTAATAGCAAGGCATTTTGGATTTTGTTATGGAGTAGAGAATGCCATAGAAATTTCATACAAGGCCATAGAAGAAAACCCAGATAAGCGGGTTTTTTTATTGAGTCAAATGATTCACAACCCGGATGTAAATGCAGACTTGCAAAGTCGAGGGGTTAAATTCATTATGGATACTGAGGGCAAACAATTTATTCCATGGGAGGAATTAAAAGCGGACGATGTTTTGATTATTCCGGCTTTTGGCACCACTTTAGAAATTGAGTCAATTATTTCCACCATTGGAATTGAGGTTCATAAATACAATACCACCTGTCCATTTGTGGAGCGAGTTTGGAAAAAGAGTGAAAAATTGGGGAACGAGAACTATAGTATTATCATTCATGGGAAATACAACCATGAAGAAACCCGAGCTACTTTTTCGCACAGTGCAGCCGAAGGGCCTTCCTTGATTGTAAAGGATATTGAAGAAACCAGGTTCTTAGGTGAAATCATTAAAGGGGAACGAAATCTTGAAGAATTCGCATCCAAATTTAAAGGCAGGTACAGTGAAAAGTTTAATCCTGCTGAACATTTATTGCGAATTGGAGTTGTAAATCAAACAACCATGCTCGCTACCGAAACTCAAGAAATTGCAGAGTATTTAAAGGGAATCATGATTGAAAAGTTTGGAATTGAAGAACTGAATAATCACTTTGCCGACACCAGAGACACTTTATGTTATGCAACCAACGACAACCAAAGTGCAACTTTGGGTTTACTCGAAGAAAATGCTGACTTAGCATTGGTAGTTGGAGGGTACAACAGTTCCAATACCTCCCACTTGGTTGAATTATGTGAACGAAAGTTTCCGACCTACTTTATAAGTTCTGAAAAAGAAATAATTGGAATTGACCAAATTAATCACTACGACTTTCATCACAAACAAAGGATTGTTTCCAACACTTTCCTACCTCATGACCAAAACCCGATTACTATTGCCTTAACCAGTGGCGCATCCTGTCCGGATGCCATTGTAGATGGAGTAATAAAGAAAATTCTCGGCTTTTTCCCTGAATCCAAACCAATGGAAGAAGTATTTCTTCAATTCGCTAGTGATAAATAACCATGACGTATAATCGAGTTACTCCGGAGATACTGAAAAGTTTCGTTGAAATTTGCGGAAAGGACTTTGTTCTTATAAACGAAAGCGAAAGAGCCAAGTACGACCACGACGAAACGGAAGATCATCATTTTTTGCCGGAAGTAGTATTAATTCCGGGAAAATCAGAAGAAATTGCCTCCATTCTAAGGCTTTGCAACAAGCATTTAATACCCGTTACCCCAAGAGGTGGAGGCACCGGATTAAGTGGGGCTGCGTTGCCGATTTATGGTGGAATAATCATTTCCATGGAACGGTTTAACAAAATTGTAGAAATAGACAGTTTGAATTTACAAGTAACCGTTGAACCCGGAGTAATCACAGAGGTATTGCAAAATGCGGTAAAAGAAAAAGGTTTATTTTACCCTCCGGATCCGAGCAGCAGAGGATCCTGTTTCATTGGAGGAAACCTGGCCCATAATTCCGGAGGCCCCAAAGCGGTAAAATATGGAGTTACAAGAGATTATGTTTTGAATTTGGAAATTGTAACTGCGGAAGGAGAAATTACCTGGACTTCAGCTAATGTTTTAAAAAACTCTACCGGATACAACCTAACCCAACTTATGTGTGGAAGTGAAGGGACATTAGGAATCATAACCAAGATTGTTTTAAAACTCAGGCCCTATCCGCTCCATGATGTGCTCATGTTAGCTGCATTTCCTAATTTAGAAACTGCTTGTCGTGCAATCTCTGCTATTTATTTAGCCGGTGTAGTTCCAAGTGGAATGGAATTAATTGACCGACTATCGGCAGACCTTACCTTACACTATTTAGAAGAGCTTACCGGTTCAAAAGTCCAAATTCCTGCACAAGAAACTATTGGAGCCTACCTTTTAATTGAACTTGATGGAAATAATATGGATGTGCTTTACAATGATGCCGCTATCATTTCAGAGACTTTGGTTTCCTTTGTTTTAGATGATCCATTGTTTGCAGAAACTTCCGAGCAAAAAGATAATTTATGGAAACTAAGGAGACAAATTTCACCGGCGGTTAATTCATTTACGCTTACAAAAGCTGAAGATGTTGTAGTACCAAGAGGTAAGTTGCCGGAACTAGTAAACGCAATCCATGAAATTGGGAAAAGCTACGGTTATCGAACTGTTTGTTTTGGGCATGCCGGAGATGGGAATTTGCATCTAAACATCCTAAAAGAAAATCTGGATGATTCCTATTGGAATAAAGAAGTCAATGAAAGCATTGGATTAATTTTTTCCAAAGTAGTTGAATTAGGCGGCACTTTATCCGGAGAACATGGAATTGGAATTGCCAAAAAGCCCTACCTCCAATTGGCTGTTTCACCAATTCAATTAGAGCTGATGAAAGGAATTAAAAAGGTCTTCGATCCAAATAACATTCTGAATCCCGGAAAAATTTTCTAGGCATGAATAGCATCCAGGGAGTTCTTAATCTTCTTTCATTTTTTTGGAAAGACCTAAGAAAACTACCTATTTCCATTTTATTGGCTTTACTTTATACCGGAACCATTTTGGTACCCGTTTTTTTCCATGAACATTTCCAACATATACAATGGCTAACCATTTGGGCTATCATCGTTAATCTTTTCCATTTAATTGCAAAACGAATTTCGATTCGATTGTCTAATTCCAAAATAAATGAAATCCGTTGGGCACTTCTTAACCGAATCAATGCGGCAGGTGCTTTAGAGAATGAGCAAAAATCGGTAGCTGAAAGATTGGGTAACTTCAATTTATTAAGTGATCAACTATTCTATGCCGGTATTTCTATTTATGGACAACTTATTTACGGAGTATTATTCCTTGCCGGAGTATCAGCATTTTCTGTGTACATCTATGGATTTCAACTCCTTCTCATCGTTCCAGGAATGGCAATTATTTGG encodes the following:
- a CDS encoding AarF/ABC1/UbiB kinase family protein, which produces MLLSIRNIGRIREVISILVKYGFEDIVVNSTLRNFVSEDRRVTWLRDEKPVFEYTRYERIRLAAEELGPTFVKLAQVLSNRPDILPEALIKELEKLQDRVSPFPFEEAKVIIEREMGQPIDEVFDDFNPKPLASASIGQVHRARLKNGDEVVVKVQRPHIYDTIDRDLTILADIVRRADRYLKKQGMNNAQEMVETFTKSMMKELDYRNEARNIDRFRKYYKEYTNFYVPAAYREISTEKVLIIEFARGCKISDAKQLREWGLDPEKIAETGMDIYLTQIFEHGYFHADPHPGNVLVKQDGTICLIDFGMVGQIMPKDKKAFAGIFISMAQKDSREMALNFRRLAIKDEIHDMRAFEYDVNEIIEDFAYLDISESSIADFTLRIQKLMYDYQITIPPSVFLIFRAMAILEGIGKTIHPNFNTYDFIEPYGERMVKDKFKPENILQEATFQFNRVGNFLNTFPGEARGLFQKLQRGKLHFEVELQGYGYLLKKLDSLTNRMSLTLIICSLIIGSAIITTADFPQEAKLQYGIPWLSAMGLFTAAGLGLVLLWAVLRRRKYK
- a CDS encoding dienelactone hydrolase family protein; this encodes MRFPIIILFLLGFNFVSPSQTFKQVSFNAADQMQITADEYLVDKNAPYIILFHQARSSRGEFREIAPRFNKLGYNCLAVDLRSGNEGAGVTNETAMKAQNFGKSAEYLDALQDVIAAIGYAQAKSRKNVILLGSSFSASLALIAGKDDPRVKAVMAFSPGEYFDIQLNVQKNITGFAKPVFAACAADEEPYVRTLMSGVISAKKIIFAPSLGGKHGAKSLISANKNHNDYWLNIINFLKNIKD
- a CDS encoding tetratricopeptide repeat protein, translating into MHNLCRNILLFSVWLFLSISLECFGQKSASEFMNLGLSRYYAQDYEGAVENYTKAIQLEPNFANAYYFRAKAHEKLLQLKQALDDLTQAIKYKPDFGEAYFHRGNIYEKMTKKDLACQDWTKASSHGYYEANYVIKQKCGVKKKSFSEDD
- a CDS encoding 4-hydroxy-3-methylbut-2-enyl diphosphate reductase, translating into MKQFNIPNFYRSSIIGLLKENRKNKDPRKKDFSPSLLDFGQVRFLIARHFGFCYGVENAIEISYKAIEENPDKRVFLLSQMIHNPDVNADLQSRGVKFIMDTEGKQFIPWEELKADDVLIIPAFGTTLEIESIISTIGIEVHKYNTTCPFVERVWKKSEKLGNENYSIIIHGKYNHEETRATFSHSAAEGPSLIVKDIEETRFLGEIIKGERNLEEFASKFKGRYSEKFNPAEHLLRIGVVNQTTMLATETQEIAEYLKGIMIEKFGIEELNNHFADTRDTLCYATNDNQSATLGLLEENADLALVVGGYNSSNTSHLVELCERKFPTYFISSEKEIIGIDQINHYDFHHKQRIVSNTFLPHDQNPITIALTSGASCPDAIVDGVIKKILGFFPESKPMEEVFLQFASDK
- a CDS encoding FAD-binding protein, which produces MTYNRVTPEILKSFVEICGKDFVLINESERAKYDHDETEDHHFLPEVVLIPGKSEEIASILRLCNKHLIPVTPRGGGTGLSGAALPIYGGIIISMERFNKIVEIDSLNLQVTVEPGVITEVLQNAVKEKGLFYPPDPSSRGSCFIGGNLAHNSGGPKAVKYGVTRDYVLNLEIVTAEGEITWTSANVLKNSTGYNLTQLMCGSEGTLGIITKIVLKLRPYPLHDVLMLAAFPNLETACRAISAIYLAGVVPSGMELIDRLSADLTLHYLEELTGSKVQIPAQETIGAYLLIELDGNNMDVLYNDAAIISETLVSFVLDDPLFAETSEQKDNLWKLRRQISPAVNSFTLTKAEDVVVPRGKLPELVNAIHEIGKSYGYRTVCFGHAGDGNLHLNILKENLDDSYWNKEVNESIGLIFSKVVELGGTLSGEHGIGIAKKPYLQLAVSPIQLELMKGIKKVFDPNNILNPGKIF